In Uranotaenia lowii strain MFRU-FL chromosome 2, ASM2978415v1, whole genome shotgun sequence, one genomic interval encodes:
- the LOC129747909 gene encoding glucose-fructose oxidoreductase domain-containing protein 1-like has translation MLPGIGMFGTSEITKVLVPILRDKGFNIAAIWGRTLREAEEIALELQIPFFTSKIDDVLLRKDVDLVFITCPPHLHSQISVKALGIGKHVVCDKPMSLLQADALKMVRASQYYPSLISIVNHSLRFLPAIGHMKKAIQEGYLGPPEKLALIDVKVRMSSLLHNKFDWLCDETMGGGVLNLVGSHVVDLVKFLTERKAIKVHGTVRTYVKHTGQINGIRLITAPDFCTFQMELDGGTLATVNINCHISNNAFQQEVAVYGSEGHLTVRGGDLVGHRVTGDPVGNIKEEMLYVDVQDLQFCTSETTLPRPYVKGLCKMVGALRDAFQPTKESAGWIKEPVRSAATFEDGLYVQTVLDAIRKSSEERCWCKVNVCTESPTNQKFLTAARLTSATAIH, from the exons ATGTTGCCGGGCATAGGAATGTTCGGTACCAGTGAAATAACCAAGGTGCTGGTACCGATCCTCAGGGACAAGGGTTTCAACATTGCTGCCATCTGGGGTCGAACTTTGCGGGAAGCCGAAGAAATTGCCCTGGAGCTGCAGATACCGTTTTTCACCAGCAAGATCGACGATGTTCTTCTACGAAAGGACGTGGATTTGGTGTTTATAACCTGTCCGCCACATCTGCACTCCCAGATCTCGGTCAAGGCTCTGGGTATCGGGAAACATGTGGTCTGCGATAAGCCGATGAGTCTACTTCAAGCGGATGCCCTCAAGATGGTGCGTGCTAGCCAGTATTACCCATCGTTGATCTCAATCGTCAACCATTCACTGCGATTCTTGCCAGCAATTGGGCACatgaagaaagccatccaggaGGGCTATCTAGGCCCACCGGAAAAGTTAGCGCTCATAGATGTTAAG GTTCGAATGAGCTCATTGCTGCACAACAAGTTTGACTGGCTTTGTGACGAAACGATGGGTGGTGGTGTGTTGAATCTGGTCGGAAGTCATGTGGTCGATTTGGTCAAGTTTCTAACGGAAAGGAAAGCTATCAAAGTTCATGGCACTGTAAGAACTTATGTGAAACATACCGGTCAGATAAACGGAATACGGCTGATCACGGCGCCAGATTTCTGCACTTTCCAGATGGAACTGGACGGAGGCACTCTGGCCACGGTTAACATAAACTGTCACATTTCGAACAATGCATTCCAGCAAGAGGTTGCTGTTTATGGCAGTGAAGGGCACCTAACAGTTCGAGGAGGGGACTTGGTGGGTCATCGGGTAACCGGTGATCCTGTGGGAAATATCAAAGAAGAAATGCTTTATGTGGACGTTCAGGATTTGCAGTTCTGTACCTCCGAAACAACCTTGCCAAGACCTTACGTGAAGGGTCTCTGTAAAATGGTCGGTGCTCTGAGAGATGCATTCCAACCGACTAAAGAAAGCGCTGGTTGGATCAAGGAACCAGTTCGATCGGCTGCTACATTCGAGGATGGACTATACGTTCAAACGGTGTTGGATGCAATCCGCAAGTCCAGCGAGGAACGGTGCTGGTGCAAGGTAAATGTGTGTACCGAGTCTCCGACGAACCAAAAGTTTCTGACTGCCGCTCGATTGACCTCCGCTACGGCTATCCactaa
- the LOC129744664 gene encoding transmembrane protein 131 homolog, whose translation MASKKRSVRVFSLLVIFLQFEVQVQSQQHDHNSHQGHQNEQLNFGAQEIYSSSSQQEQQQLMDEMFQGGEGVLPRGGLLDKTSPELVGNLIFQPSLLDFLERSIGDPHNQVVILINKHKSRSVVLGSISGNTPDFYSSYFKDMVIPPEGNTTFNVVFLPRQLGATAGSIEIHTSFGLLQYHVQGEGIECPYRLKPLVGLKAPLNATLTPEITLHNPHDTPLQIVEIYSSGGNFQLELPTGAQEGPQAMWEIPPHSTQSVIRVRFHGKSPGNHSAYVRIKISGGSQQPSLVEKMLVVPIEIEISKETGYYSKVPFLDMALDGTKENSTVIKVNFTNSGNTYYMISGWGIFSDNFVLDPSKTKFNRQNNQLQFEIDWSKVTKDIQYFRAELDLEYRKVNQGIQQEDFVCRVPLTIKLLHGQLDYDPEILKFLTLKSEEHNENLQTPRAVVIQNKFNVPLSISNISVPENCSSNFLLQDFHPTIIAPNKEKTLFRISRILADNLNQSIATYVRILTNISNYDLPIYSFTGRLKRILPFSTTIPRTAVDYQTLDLDEKQLNFGILPTATLGEALIAFFNPNPIPIPIRHWKGQLNPTTSSTPTITVILRGCGPAVQNLFMFCHTIPPQQWIVYQISVQSSSTDSYQGRFSIVTDYEEIVTPISFTTAIGKLELNRELLHFGDCFPGKICSLNLTAHSTFLSKIHVEGIKTDVEGIEFTVESRHPPVIHPNTVTNIGKLVFDPKVICRTDCYSSFDLLSKPFGVKWMATLDNYEQYRKLDSEKLLQQLKLYADMKKAWQSIRFQLTTDPIRKFEFNASVDLVWPKLLTENIYFPTLQIEQEAVKLITINNPSDQILFVHLVLHDVKVHGSDISSIPPEILSRRENCSLSEENVFSFFLFDYDDIYVNYVKPKSFLKIAVKFTAKEPGTYSTIFYMRNNLTLIDAVWIQAKAVVPQFKFGNRKPGSATALQFEITDKHLKMCTKFQEPGAEAVSIQTKRSFTARNYGEVPIAISGIRVEDLLCEGYGFKVLDCWPFELQPNASKKIEIAFSPDFTLARVTRTLNFDTNINFSVNFTLLGTVPAHGLESCSLSLRRPWFESILRVALICVLPLALVGALIAAFLESNKVIRDHILNMSRDRGPIQPPLDLRQIALQSPVTTDDQPEKVTNGPNKGNQNNSKKKAPPRQQLSNNRLSNGNAISGLNKTWNEFTSKIGRGLSSKLSSEPEANSNKHSPESTEKKSQKNRRSITPSKENTASASNLPMNAKDRNKSPVEEDSSSTTTECSESSSISSSSSGSSGTSSVTTLSATSMYKAEPIVHTLLQSSKSANCHHQQQQQLTKACDLKAESNSNSTQNVQMSNGYHQQQQSKASPQQTQPVTVGKTNVKKTKSLPVAYESSPILAAEHQNSSSTASANVQSKPRQPAAADTLSGITTALAAAAAIGLTATVSPSSENAGKATGGSATTNGTGSGNFRNNVVKNQSNDKGKSSKSSEKPKEYIGKESGAAFGENLGKNDSSSGKKFGKTPGRERKSNSQGKKSGNQKTLHKAQVLQFPSSGSSGSKPGGSSAGSNNGTGASFFLTGSNIPTNATVSGAGNQNVWGENRARFSDVVAQASLDKAASNAAKFLNFDLSAGLERFGLSSTCDGILPQNDGTTKSASSGLFGKSKDDGCVGTEKDLNVSVGPELGPIGTSKKSPTSSPKCWEPFGNSIPRPTSLALGNDIEPSESYFSQHYGDFNHNSVGDQFRTNSNLVNGSHSNQASFGGMNNSHPMSNSSGPIDSGNDLNNMVLDHRDWDTEKMLWQMIQKEESNTNSLVDWSSLWTAPTVYSQNNNHLQHQQQQLPALQASSRLANSWLNTSTVGPSTSARPPHMPLRAPPGFSPVKPTPNHSILLQQAQHQQQQQQQHQQQMQAQFNALQQQQQQNNLTAYDPFRLSSIWAPANSGADVWSEKK comes from the exons ATGGCTTCTAAGAAGCGATCGGTACGTGTGTTCAGCTTGCTGGTCATTTTCCTGCAATTCGAAGTGCAGGTTCAATCACAGCAGCATGACCATAACTCACATCAAGGGCACCAGAATGAGCAGTTGAACTTTGGAGCACAAGAGATATATTCGTCTTCGTCACAGCAGGAGCAACAGCAGCTTATGGACGAAATGTTTCAAGGAGGAGAAGGTGTCCTTCCGAGGGGTGGCTTGCTGGACAAAACCAGCCCGGAACTGGTTGGGAACTTGATATTTCAGCCCAGTTTACTAGACTTCTTGGAACGGTCCATCGGAGATCCACATAATCAGGTGGTAATTctcataaacaaacacaaaagcCGAAGTGTCGTGCTCGGTTCTATATCTGGCAATACGCCGGATTTCTATAGTTCTTATTTTAAAGATATGGTTATTCCTCCCGAGGGCAATACTACCTTCAATGTTGTATTTCTGCCCCGACAGCTAGGCGCCACAGCTGGATCGATTGAGATTCATACCTCCTTTGGTTTGCTCCAATATCATGTCCAAGGGGAAGGTATTGAGTGCCCGTACAGGCTTAAGCCACTAGTGGGACTAAAGGCTCCACTCAATGCCACGCTTACACCAGAGATTACACTGCATAATCCTCACGACACGCCGCTTCAGATAGTAGAAATCTACAGCAGCGGAGGGAATTTTCAGTTAGAACTACCGACAGGAGCACAAGAAGGTCCGCAAGCCATGTGGGAAATTCCTCCACACAGTACTCAAAGTGTAATTCGGGTGCGATTTCATGGAAAATCACCCGGAAACCATTCAGCATACGTTCGAATTAAAATTTCCGGTGGAAGTCAACAACCTTCTCTAGTCGAAAAAATGCTTGTTGTCCCGATTGAGATCGAAATCTCCAAAGAAACCGGTTACTATTCCAAGGTTCCTTTTCTAGACATGGCATTGGATGGCACGAAAGAAAACAGCACCGTGATCAAAGTAAACTTTACTAACTCCGGTAATACCTACTATATGATCTCAGGTTGGGGGATCTTCTCGGATAACTTTGTACTGGATCCatccaaaactaaatttaacaGGCAAAACAATCAgttgcaatttgaaatcgattggaGTAAAGTTACCAAAGACATTCAATATTTTCGAGCAGAACTAGATCTGGAATACAGAAAGGTTAATCAAGGAATACAACAGGAGGACTTTGTCTGTAGAGTCCCCTTAACAATAAAACTTCTGCACGGTCAGTTGGACTACGATCCTGAAATACTAAAATTCCTAACACTGAAAAGCGAAGAACATAATGAAAACCTGCAAACGCCACGAGCCGTCGTAATTCAGAACAAATTTAACGTGCCATTATCTATTTCCAACATCTCAGTACCTGAAAACTGCTCCAGCAATTTTCTCCTCCAGGATTTCCATCCCACAATAATCGCACCCAACAAGGAAAAAACTCTATTCCGAATATCACGCATCCTAGCGGATAATCTAAATCAATCCATCGCAACATACGTTAGAATTCTCACCAACATTTCCAACTACGATCTACCGATCTACAGTTTTACGGGTAGACTGAAGCGTATACTACCGTTTTCGACTACCATCCCTCGTACAGCTGTCGATTACCAGACGCTAGATCTCGACGAAAAGCAGCTGAACTTTGGGATTCTTCCCACCGCTACCCTAGGGGAGGCATTGATTGCGTTCTTTAACCCTAACCCCATTCCGATTCCGATCCGACACTGGAAGGGTCAGTTGAACCCAACTACGTCGAGCACACCCACTATAACGGTCATCCTAAGAGGTTGTGGTCCTGCGgtgcaaaatttgtttatgttttgccACACAATTCCACCGCAGCAGTGGATCGTCTATCAGATATCCGTGCAGTCCAGTAGCACCGATAGCTACCAGGGACGATTTAGCATCGTCACCGATTACGAAGAAATTGTGACACCAATCAGCTTCACAACGGCCATCGGGAAACTGGAGCTCAACCGGGAACTGCTGCATTTCGGTGATTGTTTTCCG ggTAAAATATGTTCCCTTAACCTTACGGCCCACTCAACGTTCCTTTCGAAAATACACGTCGAGGGCATCAAAACAGATGTGGAGGGTATCGAGTTCACCGTAGAAAGTAGACATCCACCGGTCATTCATCCCAATACGGTTACAAACATCGGGAAGCTGGTGTTCGATCCGAAGGTCATCTGTCGAACGGATTGTTACAGCAGTTTCGATCTCCTTTCAAAACCTTTCGGGGTCAAGTGGATGGCTACTCTGGATAACTACGAACAATACAGGAAGTTGGACAGTGAAAAATTACTGCAACAGTTAAAGTTGTACGCGGATATGAAAAAGGCTTGGCAGAGCATCCGGTTCCAGCTGACGACGGATCCGATTCGGAAGTTTGAGTTCAACGCCTCGGTTGACTTGGTGTGGCCCAAACTGTTGACGGAAAACATTTACTTCCCAACGTTGCAGATCGAACAGGAAGCAGTGAAGCTAATCACGATCAATAATCCTTCGGATCAAATTCTTTTCGTTCATTTGGTTCTGCACGATGTAAAAGTCCATGGGAGTGACATCAGTTCGATTCCACCGGAGATTCTATCGCGGCGTGAGAACTGCAGCTTGAGCGAGGAGAatgtattttcttttttcctatTCGATTACGACGATATCTACGTGAACTATGTGAAGCCGAAATCGTTTCTGAAAATAGCCGTTAAATTTACGGCAAAAGAACCGGGAACGTATTCCACAATATTCTACATGCGCAACAATCTAACATTGATTGACGCTGTTTGGATACAGGCCAAGGCGGTAGTGCCGCAGTTTAAGTTCGGCAATCGAAAACCTGGCTCAGCAACTGCCCTACAGTTTGAGATTACTGATAAGCATCTGAAGATGTGTACGAAGTTTCAAGAACCCGGTGCGGAGGCCGTAAGCATTCAAACAAAGCGATCGTTTACGGCACGAAACTATGGAGAGGTTCCGATTGCAATTTCCGGAATTCGAGTGGAAGATCTTCTCTGCGAAGGTTACGGTTTCAAAGTATTAGACTGTTGGCCATTCGAGTTGCAACCAAATGCAAGTAAAAAGATTGAGATTGCATTTTCACCAGATTTCACTCTGGCACGAGTGACACGAACGTTGAATTTCGATACGAATAtcaatttttcagtaaattttaccttgctgGGAACTGTTCCGGCGCACGGTTTGGAATCCTGTAGTTTAAGTTTACGAAGACCGTGGTTCGAATCGATCCTAAGAGTAGCATTGATTTGCGTTCTTCCATTGGCATTGGTGGGGGCCTTAATAGCGGCTTTTCTGGAATCAAACAAAGTCATCAGAGATCACATACTAAACATGTCAAGGGATCGTGGACCTATACAGCCTCCTCTAGACTTACGGCAGATCGCATTGCAAAGTCCCGTTACAACGGATGATCAACCGGAAAAAGTCACAAATGGACCGAACAAAGGCAACCAGAATAATTCTAAGAAAAAAGCTCCCCCGAGGCAACAGCTGTCAAATAATAGATTATCTAATGGTAATGCCATTTCCGGtttaaacaaaacttggaaCGAATTCACTTCGAAAATTGGAAGGGGGTTAAGTTCAAAATTGTCTTCTGAACCAGAAGCCAATTCGAATAAACATTCGCCTGAATCAACCGAAAAGAAATCACAAAAGAATCGTAGATCGATAACTCCTTCCAAGGAAAATACGGCGTCAGCCAGTAATCTACCTATGAACGCCAAAGATCGAAACAAATCTCCGGTGGAAGAAGATTCCAGTTCCACCACCACAGAATGCTCGGAAAGCTCCTCAATTTCATCATCCTCTTCAGGATCCTCTGGAACATCGTCTGTCACGACACTTTCAGCGACATCCATGTACAAAGCAGAACCCATCGTGCACACTCTTCTGCAGAGCTCCAAATCGGCGAACTGCCACcatcagcaacaacaacaactgacaAAAGCATGTGACTTAAAGGCGGAATCAAATTCCAACTCGACTCAAAATGTGCAAATGAGCAATGGTTATCATCAGCAACAACAGTCCAAAGCAAGTCCTCAACAGACTCAGCCGGTAACAGTTGGTAAAACCAACGTTAAGAAAACTAAAAGCCTACCGGTCGCTTATGAATCATCACCGATCCTTGCGGCGGAACATCAAAACTCGAGTTCAACCGCCTCGGCCAATGTTCAATCAAAGCCAAGGCAACCGGCAGCAGCCGATACCTTAAGCGGAATAACGACGGCGCTAGCTGCAGCGGCAGCGATTGGATTGACGGCCACCGTGTCTCCTAGTTCGGAAAATGCTGGCAAAGCAACCGGCGGCAGCGCAACAACGAATGGCACCGGTAGCGGAAACTTTCGGAACAATGTCGTCAAAAATCAATCCAACGATAAGGGGAAAAGTAGCAAGTCTTCTGAAAAACCTAAGGAATACATTGGGAAAGAGAGCGGTGCGGCTTTTGGAGAAAACTTGGGAAAG aacgaTTCATCAAGTGGCAAGAAATTCGGCAAAACTCCGGGACGGGAACGGAAATCGAATAGCCAAGGCAAAAAATCTGGGAACCAAAAAACCCTTCACAAGGCTCAGGTGCTCCAGTTTCCATCCTCTGGTTCCTCTGGCAGTAAACCGGGAGGAAGTTCGGCGGGTTCCAATAACGGAACTGGGGCAAGCTTTTTTCTCACCGGTAGCAATATTCCTACGAATGCGACGGTCAGTGGTGCTGGAAACCAAAACGTATGGGGTGAGAATCGCGCACGTTTTAGCGACGTTGTGGCACAGGCTTCATTGGACAAAGCTGCGAGTAATGCTGCtaagtttttaaactttgatcTGAGCGCAGGTCTCGAAAGGTTTGGTCTGAGCAGTACTTGCGATGGAATTCTGCCTCAAAATGACGGAACAACTAAATCTGCTTCCTCTGGTTTGTTTGGCAAATCCAAGGATGATGGATGCGTTGGCACGGAAAAGGATCTTAACGTAAGCGTTGGACCTGAATTAGGACCGATCGGTACCAGTAAGAAGTCGCCAACGTCCTCCCCGAAGTGCTGGGAGCCTTTCGGCAATTCTATCCCGAGACCAACATCGCTCGCTCTAGGGAATGATATTGAACCGTCAGAAAGTTATTTCTCGCAACATTACGGCGATTTCAATCACAATTCAGTTGGTGATCAATTCCGCACGAACAGCAATTTAGTCAATGGAAGCCATTCGAATCAAGCCAGTTTTGGGGGAATGAACAATAGTCACCCAATGTCGAATTCCTCGGGTCCAATAGATTCTGGAAATGATTTGAATAATATGGTTCTCGATCACCGTGACTGGGATACGGAAAAAATGCTCTGGCAAATGATTCAGAAAGAGGAATCCAACACTAATTCGCTCGTCGATTGGTCCTCGTTGTGGACAGCCCCTACAGTATATTCGCAAAACAATAATCACTTGCAACATCAGCAGCAACAACTTCCGGCGCTGCAGGCTAGCTCCCGCTTGGCAAACAGCTGGCTGAACACATCAACAGTGGGCCCCTCAACCAGTGCTAGACCGCCACATATGCCACTTCGAGCTCCGCCAGGATTTTCACCGGTCAAACCAACGCCGAATCACTCCATTCTTCTTCAACAAGcacagcatcagcagcagcagcaacaacaacatcagCAGCAAATGCAAGCTCAATTCAACGCTttacagcaacagcagcagcagaacaACTTAACGGCTTACGATCCATTCCGTTTGAGCTCGATTTGGGCACCAGCCAATTCAGGTGCCGATGTGTGGAGCGAGAAAAAATAA
- the LOC129748443 gene encoding ubiquitin-fold modifier-conjugating enzyme 1 yields the protein MVDEGTRKTLSSIPLLQTKAGPRDKDLWVQRLKEEYQALIKYVQNNKASDSDWFRLESNKEGTKWFGKCWYVHNLLKYEFDVEFDIPVTYPATAPEIALPELDGKTAKMYRGGKICLTDHFKPLWARNVPKFGIAHAMALGLAPWLAVEIPDLIEKGVVEYKEKSGASG from the exons ATGGTAGACGAAGGTACCCGGAAAACGCTCAGCAGCATTCCACTGCTGCAGACCAAGGCTGGACCCCGGGATAAAGATCTCTGGGTACAACGACTGAAGGAAGAGTATCAGGCACTGATCAAG tatgTGCAAAATAATAAAGCTTCCGATTCCGATTGGTTCCGTTTGGAATCCAACAAAGAAGGAACAAAATGGTTCGGCAAATGCTGGTATGTCCATAACCTTCTGAAATACGAGTTCGATGTAGAATTTGAC ATTCCAGTAACTTATCCAGCAACGGCACCGGAAATCGCCCTGCCTGAGCTGGACGGCAAAACCGCCAAAATGTACCGGGGAGGCAAAATCTGCCTGACGGATCATTTCAAACCGTTGTGGGCTCGAAACGTGCCCAAGTTCGGTATCGCTCATGCGATGGCTCTCGGA ttGGCACCCTGGCTAGCAGTTGAAATTCCCGACTTGATAGAGAAAGGGGTCGTCGAGTATAAGGAAAAGAGCGGTGCATccggttaa